A stretch of the Schistocerca serialis cubense isolate TAMUIC-IGC-003099 chromosome 2, iqSchSeri2.2, whole genome shotgun sequence genome encodes the following:
- the LOC126456530 gene encoding uncharacterized protein LOC126456530, with protein sequence MRHVLWLCAVLLLAALPRLGSAGVVARLTDAPVGADWLPQPDEERDEADRPRRIVPKSLFVAPGRQSQPCSPGYRSDGKGRCVKFLWVDRSVHLSFLISQLNGQFGGGGPGTSASKISDDINRVDRSPLRVTLGIATETITTPDASVEGVAA encoded by the coding sequence ATGCGGCACGTGCTGTGGCTGTGCGCTGTGCTGTTGTTGGCGGCCCTGCCGCGCCTCGGGAGCGCCGGCGTCGTCGCCCGCCTGACGGACGCGCCCGTCGGCGCCGACTGGCTGCCGCAGCCCGACGAGGAGCGCGACGAGGCTGACCGGCCGCGGCGCATCGTGCCCAAGTCGCTGTTCGTCGCGCCCGGCCGCCAGTCGCAGCCCTGCTCGCCGGGCTACCGCTCCGACGGCAAGGGCCGCTGCGTCAAGTTCCTCTGGGTCGACCGCAGCGTCCACCTCAGCTTCCTCATCAGCCAGCTCAACGGCCAGTTCGGCGGCGGCGGACCCGGCACCTCGGCGAGCAAGATCTCCGACGACATCAACAGGGTGGACCGCAGTCCGCTCAGGGTGACCCTCGGCATCGCCACTGAGACCATCACCACTCCCGATGCCAGTGTCGAGGGGGTCGCCGCTTGA